In candidate division KSB1 bacterium, one DNA window encodes the following:
- a CDS encoding lysophospholipid acyltransferase family protein encodes MIPIFVHRNEGITPMVSLHSDGEIIAQTLQRLGYRTIRGSSSRGGNKAFHEMVDILSKNGVGAIIPDGPRGPRHHLKPGTLYIAQQSQAYLVPVTFSANRKIVFNSWDRFVLPLPFAKCVMLYGEPVRVGKDFPTDQLEQIREKFEQEMISLERTADEYF; translated from the coding sequence TTGATCCCGATTTTCGTGCACCGAAACGAAGGAATTACGCCGATGGTGAGCCTCCATAGCGACGGGGAAATCATTGCTCAGACCCTTCAAAGGCTTGGCTATCGCACAATTCGGGGCTCAAGCAGCAGAGGCGGGAATAAAGCTTTCCATGAGATGGTCGATATTCTTAGCAAGAATGGCGTGGGAGCAATCATTCCCGATGGTCCACGAGGCCCGCGACATCATTTGAAGCCCGGGACCCTTTATATTGCCCAACAAAGTCAGGCTTACCTTGTTCCAGTTACGTTTTCGGCCAATCGTAAAATTGTTTTCAATAGTTGGGATCGCTTTGTTTTACCATTGCCGTTTGCCAAATGCGTTATGCTCTATGGAGAACCGGTACGGGTCGGCAAAGATTTTCCCACTGACCAATTAGAACAAATTCGTGAGAAATTTGAACAAGAGATGATTTCCTTGGA
- the lpxB gene encoding lipid-A-disaccharide synthase, whose translation MQKKIMIVAGEASGDLHGSGLVRELYKLQPGLRVFGVGGDRMRQNGTELLYHINEMSVLGFWDVLKRFAFFQKVYRHLVEIMEAEHPNLLILIDYPGLNLKLAQAAKVRGVKVFYYIAPQVWAWGSGRIKKMVSLIDKIAVILPFEAQLFQDAGLDAQFVGHPLLEIVASKLDRDTFFSMHHLDRNQKLIGLLPGSRVLEVKRLLPEMLRSLAQLKEEHPSIQAVVSKADSVPLNVYQEILHNHAPIQLIENSTYDIMKNSDLLLVASGTATLESALFRTPMIIVYKVDPISYLIGKQLIKINSIGLVNVIAGRQIVPEFIQGRFHRNYLVPEMKRILFHQDYRNQMIQNLAILREKLGTPGASTRSAKLAIDTMNSESGS comes from the coding sequence ATGCAAAAAAAGATCATGATCGTCGCTGGCGAAGCTTCGGGGGATTTACATGGTTCGGGTCTCGTTCGGGAGCTATATAAATTGCAACCAGGTTTGCGAGTTTTTGGTGTGGGCGGTGATCGGATGCGGCAGAACGGAACAGAACTCTTGTATCATATCAACGAAATGAGCGTTCTGGGATTTTGGGATGTACTGAAGCGGTTCGCCTTCTTTCAAAAAGTCTATCGGCACCTGGTCGAAATTATGGAGGCCGAGCACCCGAATCTGCTCATTCTTATTGATTATCCAGGTCTGAATTTAAAACTTGCTCAGGCAGCAAAAGTGAGGGGCGTTAAAGTATTTTATTACATCGCACCGCAGGTGTGGGCTTGGGGCTCTGGCAGGATCAAAAAGATGGTTTCTCTGATCGACAAGATCGCCGTAATTCTGCCATTCGAAGCCCAACTGTTTCAGGATGCCGGACTTGATGCACAATTCGTTGGACATCCTTTATTAGAGATCGTTGCCTCAAAGCTCGATCGTGATACTTTTTTCTCCATGCATCATCTCGATCGAAATCAGAAGCTCATCGGTCTCCTGCCTGGAAGTCGCGTACTGGAGGTGAAACGGCTCTTGCCGGAGATGCTTCGCAGCCTCGCTCAACTAAAAGAAGAGCATCCATCTATTCAAGCTGTCGTTAGCAAGGCGGATAGTGTACCGCTTAACGTTTATCAAGAAATATTGCACAACCATGCACCGATCCAATTGATTGAAAATTCAACTTATGACATCATGAAAAATAGCGATCTGTTATTAGTGGCCTCTGGGACAGCCACGCTTGAATCCGCGCTGTTCCGAACACCGATGATCATCGTCTACAAAGTGGATCCGATATCCTATCTTATCGGCAAACAGCTTATCAAAATTAACTCTATCGGACTTGTCAATGTTATTGCTGGGCGTCAGATAGTCCCTGAGTTCATTCAGGGGAGATTTCATCGAAACTATCTGGTGCCAGAGATGAAACGAATTTTGTTTCATCAGGATTATCGGAATCAGATGATCCAAAATTTAGCAATTTTAAGAGAAAAATTAGGTACGCCGGGTGCATCGACTCGATCGGCAAAACTCGCCATTGATACGATGAACTCTGAAAGTGGCTCATAA
- a CDS encoding Gfo/Idh/MocA family oxidoreductase yields the protein MDKFKIGVIGVGHLGRLHVQNYRLIPDIELVGVFDIDHDRARQVATEFQTIAYENLEDLLDNIQAASIVVTTTSHFEIASACLKRGVHCLVEKPLTSSLAEADELIELARQAGLILQVGHIERFNPAILALKDFELKPMFIESHRLASFNPRGTDVAVVLDLMIHDIDIILHLVKNPVTKIDASGVAVVTDEVDIANARLGFENGCVANITSSRISQKKMRKMRLFQRNAYIGIDFLQKFSEIYQLVDATAAPARPDQFPIEFGQLNQAGLPKKIIYERRQIEAANALKLELESFIHSIRSGTRPEVSGEEGREALRVALAITDLIKSQMRQLIG from the coding sequence TTGGATAAATTCAAGATAGGAGTGATCGGCGTAGGCCATCTGGGTCGGCTTCATGTCCAAAACTATCGACTGATCCCTGACATTGAACTTGTCGGTGTCTTCGACATCGATCATGACCGCGCAAGACAAGTAGCCACTGAATTTCAAACGATTGCCTATGAGAATTTAGAAGATCTATTAGATAACATTCAAGCAGCCAGCATTGTGGTAACGACCACAAGCCATTTTGAAATCGCCAGTGCTTGTCTGAAACGCGGCGTTCATTGTCTTGTTGAAAAGCCGCTCACCAGTTCTTTGGCTGAAGCCGATGAATTGATCGAATTAGCGCGCCAGGCGGGACTGATCCTTCAGGTGGGACATATCGAGCGGTTCAATCCCGCGATTCTAGCTTTGAAGGATTTCGAGTTGAAACCCATGTTCATTGAGAGCCATCGTCTGGCTTCCTTTAATCCGCGGGGCACCGATGTGGCCGTCGTACTGGATTTAATGATTCATGATATCGACATCATCCTTCATTTAGTGAAAAATCCTGTTACCAAAATTGATGCTAGCGGCGTTGCCGTGGTCACAGATGAAGTGGATATTGCCAATGCCAGACTTGGCTTTGAGAACGGCTGTGTTGCTAATATCACATCCAGCCGAATTTCACAGAAGAAAATGCGAAAAATGCGGTTGTTCCAACGTAATGCCTATATTGGTATCGACTTTCTTCAGAAGTTCTCTGAAATATATCAATTGGTGGACGCAACGGCGGCTCCGGCTCGTCCAGATCAATTTCCAATCGAATTTGGGCAGCTCAATCAAGCAGGATTGCCGAAAAAGATTATCTACGAACGCCGCCAGATCGAAGCAGCCAATGCCTTGAAGCTTGAACTGGAGTCTTTTATCCATTCAATACGCTCTGGCACCCGGCCAGAGGTGAGTGGGGAAGAAGGAAGAGAAGCTCTCCGCGTTGCTCTGGCAATCACCGATTTGATCAAATCCCAGATGCGGCAGCTAATCGGCTGA
- a CDS encoding sugar phosphate nucleotidyltransferase, which translates to MQAVILVAGKSTRTYPLTLTRPKPLLPIADQTIIEFLLEQLRGIVSEVILVVGYRQEMIRDTLKEQWKDIRIRYCEQQEQLGTGHAVLMAEPLVQDRFLVMNGDDIYHRNDIEQLSRYQYAALVRYEEDPSQFGVYQVDERNRVIDLIEKPETFVGNLANIGCYCFDRTIFEYIKNTPLSKRGEIEITTSILNLARDHDFYVHPIQGFWFATGFPWDLLHSQAFFMNQWTSSQIKGIIEPNVQINGPVIVEEGARIKSGTYLEGPVIIKRNSIIGPNSFIRACTSIGANCVIGHNVEIKNSIIMDRTYICHLSYVGDSIVGENVNLGAGFVSANVRHDGKTVLSQVKGKLVDTKLKKLGAIIADNVKTGVNTVVYPGRKIWPGLWTQIGQIVKHDLIDEERS; encoded by the coding sequence ATGCAAGCTGTTATACTTGTTGCTGGCAAGAGTACGCGGACTTATCCGTTAACTCTCACTCGACCGAAGCCGTTATTACCGATTGCCGATCAAACCATCATTGAATTTTTGTTAGAGCAATTGCGAGGGATCGTATCGGAGGTCATTTTGGTAGTTGGATATCGCCAGGAGATGATTCGGGATACGTTGAAAGAGCAATGGAAGGATATTCGTATCCGCTATTGCGAACAACAGGAGCAACTGGGGACTGGTCATGCCGTTCTCATGGCAGAACCGCTGGTTCAGGATCGATTCCTTGTTATGAACGGCGATGATATTTATCACCGCAACGATATCGAGCAACTCTCTCGGTATCAATATGCTGCATTAGTGCGCTATGAGGAAGATCCCTCGCAATTTGGCGTTTATCAAGTGGACGAGAGAAATCGGGTCATCGATTTAATTGAAAAACCTGAGACTTTTGTGGGCAATCTGGCCAATATCGGATGCTATTGTTTCGATCGAACCATTTTTGAATATATAAAAAATACCCCGCTGAGCAAACGGGGAGAAATCGAAATCACCACCTCAATCCTCAATCTTGCCCGCGATCATGATTTCTACGTCCATCCCATTCAGGGTTTTTGGTTTGCCACTGGCTTTCCGTGGGACCTTCTCCATTCGCAGGCTTTTTTCATGAATCAATGGACCAGCAGCCAGATTAAAGGGATTATTGAACCCAATGTCCAGATCAATGGGCCGGTAATCGTCGAGGAAGGGGCACGAATCAAATCGGGCACCTATCTCGAAGGCCCAGTGATCATCAAGAGAAATTCCATCATCGGGCCAAATTCTTTCATCCGCGCTTGCACCTCTATTGGGGCGAATTGCGTCATTGGTCACAATGTGGAGATTAAGAACTCTATTATCATGGATCGAACATATATTTGTCATTTGAGCTATGTCGGCGATTCTATCGTTGGGGAAAATGTCAATTTGGGCGCTGGCTTTGTTTCTGCTAACGTTCGACATGATGGCAAAACAGTGCTTTCTCAAGTCAAAGGTAAATTAGTTGATACCAAATTGAAAAAGCTTGGCGCCATCATCGCCGATAATGTGAAGACCGGTGTGAACACGGTAGTATATCCTGGCAGAAAGATCTGGCCAGGCCTATGGACACAAATCGGGCAGATCGTCAAACATGATCTAATAGACGAAGAAAGGAGCTGA
- a CDS encoding TlpA family protein disulfide reductase — MRQALLVITGFVMMLEIRTSMAQQIQPDERGYIVKIGDQIEDLRLHMLDGSEKKLSDFRASVIVLNFFASWCTVCRQEIPHIEKELWQPFRDKGLLILGVDYKERPDTVQQFVEQMGISYPVVLDEHGEIFNRFARGGVTRNVVLDKDRTIIFLTRLFDQNEFEAMKQKVRTTLNFPVESNSIKEEPAMEKIYLKDLAGTNKKVLLQYQGKHPIHLEGRINRKRWWGNLEIGVSLFEEDIVSRQYDKKTRTLRLGYRHYEGVRIAILPMTVFKVPNTIEQVVVYDVE, encoded by the coding sequence ATGAGACAAGCGCTATTGGTCATCACTGGATTCGTGATGATGCTTGAAATTAGAACCAGCATGGCACAACAAATTCAGCCGGATGAACGGGGATATATTGTAAAGATTGGCGATCAAATTGAAGACCTTCGACTTCACATGTTAGATGGGAGCGAGAAAAAATTATCCGATTTTCGAGCCTCGGTCATTGTGCTCAATTTTTTTGCTTCGTGGTGTACGGTTTGTCGCCAGGAAATCCCTCATATTGAAAAAGAGCTTTGGCAGCCATTTCGGGACAAAGGGTTATTGATCTTAGGCGTGGATTATAAAGAGAGACCCGATACAGTCCAACAATTCGTTGAACAGATGGGCATCAGCTATCCGGTCGTTCTGGATGAGCATGGCGAGATTTTTAATCGTTTTGCCCGGGGAGGAGTTACCCGAAATGTGGTTTTGGATAAGGATCGAACCATCATTTTTTTAACCCGGCTGTTCGATCAAAATGAATTTGAGGCCATGAAACAAAAGGTTCGAACTACCCTCAATTTTCCTGTTGAAAGTAATAGCATCAAAGAGGAACCAGCAATGGAGAAAATTTATTTGAAAGATCTGGCTGGCACCAATAAAAAGGTGCTATTGCAATACCAGGGCAAGCATCCAATTCATCTCGAAGGCCGAATTAACCGAAAACGATGGTGGGGCAATCTGGAGATCGGTGTGTCGCTATTTGAAGAGGATATTGTTTCTCGCCAATACGATAAAAAGACGCGCACCCTCCGGCTGGGCTATCGGCATTATGAGGGCGTCAGGATTGCGATTCTTCCCATGACCGTGTTCAAAGTGCCGAACACTATCGAGCAAGTTGTTGTTTACGACGTAGAATGA
- a CDS encoding HAD hydrolase family protein, which yields MVKLESDMIDLDIPTFGRLKLSYLVADYNGTMAKDGILLPGVSDRLRQLAATIELHVLTADTFGIARDQLQGLPIKLEILSKNNEAKQKKHYLEKLGADHVVAFGNGNNDRLMLKTARLSIAVIGQEGASFNAIQAANIIVSDILDGLDLLLHPLRCLATLRQ from the coding sequence ATGGTAAAACTGGAGTCCGATATGATCGATCTCGATATCCCCACTTTTGGCCGCTTAAAACTCTCCTATCTCGTCGCAGACTATAATGGAACAATGGCAAAGGACGGAATTTTGCTCCCTGGTGTCAGTGACCGTTTGCGGCAATTGGCAGCAACCATTGAGCTCCATGTGCTCACCGCGGATACATTCGGCATCGCCCGAGATCAGCTTCAGGGACTTCCGATAAAGCTGGAGATTTTATCTAAAAATAATGAAGCGAAGCAAAAAAAGCACTATCTCGAAAAACTTGGTGCTGATCATGTTGTGGCTTTTGGCAATGGCAATAATGATCGATTGATGCTCAAAACAGCCCGGCTCAGTATCGCTGTTATTGGACAAGAAGGGGCATCGTTCAACGCTATTCAAGCCGCAAATATTATTGTCTCCGATATCCTCGACGGGCTTGATTTGCTGCTCCACCCGTTGCGATGCCTTGCCACCCTACGACAATGA
- a CDS encoding Rrf2 family transcriptional regulator, producing the protein MKLSTRGNYGLRAVYEIARHYGEGPVKIKQISVQQDIPMRYLEQLLLRLKRNGIIRSIRGPAGGYMLSDSPAKLNIGAVLRALEGPLQLAGCAQGADRDHCQRMTDCISHIFWSKVESQLQQLLDDFNLSDLVRLKDEWLASASNGSNCD; encoded by the coding sequence GTGAAGCTTTCCACTCGAGGAAATTATGGCCTGCGCGCGGTGTATGAGATAGCTCGGCACTATGGAGAGGGCCCTGTTAAGATTAAGCAGATTTCGGTTCAGCAAGACATTCCGATGCGATATTTAGAGCAATTATTGTTGCGGCTGAAACGAAACGGAATCATTAGAAGTATCAGAGGTCCAGCAGGAGGATATATGCTGTCCGATTCCCCGGCCAAGCTTAACATTGGTGCAGTACTTCGGGCTTTGGAAGGGCCGCTTCAATTGGCTGGCTGTGCACAAGGCGCCGATAGAGACCATTGTCAACGGATGACCGATTGTATCTCCCATATCTTTTGGTCGAAAGTTGAGTCGCAGTTGCAACAATTATTGGACGATTTCAATTTATCGGATCTTGTGCGCTTGAAGGACGAGTGGTTGGCATCAGCGAGTAATGGGTCTAATTGTGATTAG
- the nifS gene encoding cysteine desulfurase NifS, which produces MRRVYFDHSATTPVDPAVVEAMLPFLNEKFGNPSSIHSFGREAKVALEEAREIVADFCRVRAADIYFTSGGTESDNMAIKGVAYELKNKGRHIITSKVEHHAVLHTCEFLEKEGFEVSYVAPDSYGMIHPEAVAEAIRKDTILISIMHANNEVGTINPIEQIGALAKERGILFHTDAVQTFGKIPIDLSKLPVDLMSMSGHKIYGPKGIGVLYVRKGVKLVPLSHGGGHERNRRPGTENVPGIIGLAKAVELRRDRMQSDNEYVGRLRDKFHELINKSIPRVILNGHPEKRLAGHLNLSFQGIEGEALLLSLDLKGVAASSGSACTSGSIDPSHVLTAMGIKPEISRSSIRFTLGRDNSEEDVEYAASILPEIVQRLRSMSALE; this is translated from the coding sequence ATGAGAAGAGTGTATTTCGATCATAGTGCCACAACCCCAGTAGATCCAGCCGTGGTGGAGGCGATGCTACCGTTTTTGAATGAGAAATTTGGGAATCCATCCAGCATCCATTCATTCGGTCGTGAGGCCAAAGTGGCGTTGGAAGAAGCGCGGGAGATTGTGGCCGATTTTTGTCGGGTGCGAGCAGCCGATATTTATTTCACCAGTGGCGGCACGGAATCGGATAATATGGCGATCAAAGGGGTGGCATATGAGCTGAAAAACAAAGGCCGCCATATCATCACTTCAAAGGTAGAGCATCATGCTGTGCTCCATACTTGCGAATTCTTGGAAAAGGAGGGCTTTGAGGTGAGCTATGTGGCCCCCGATTCCTATGGCATGATCCATCCTGAAGCGGTAGCGGAGGCGATCCGAAAAGACACAATATTGATTTCTATCATGCATGCGAATAATGAGGTGGGTACGATCAATCCCATCGAGCAAATCGGGGCTCTTGCCAAGGAGCGGGGCATTTTATTCCATACTGATGCAGTTCAGACGTTCGGAAAAATTCCAATTGATTTGTCCAAGCTCCCAGTTGATTTGATGTCCATGTCCGGGCATAAGATATATGGCCCTAAGGGCATTGGGGTGCTATACGTGCGCAAAGGGGTGAAATTGGTGCCACTCAGCCACGGCGGTGGGCATGAACGCAATCGGCGTCCTGGGACGGAGAATGTGCCTGGAATTATCGGCCTGGCAAAAGCGGTTGAGCTGCGCCGAGATCGGATGCAATCGGATAATGAATATGTCGGTCGGCTCCGGGATAAATTTCACGAGTTGATCAATAAATCCATTCCGCGAGTGATCTTGAATGGTCATCCAGAAAAGCGCTTGGCTGGGCATCTGAATCTATCATTCCAGGGAATAGAGGGTGAAGCATTGTTGCTCAGTCTCGATCTAAAGGGTGTGGCGGCATCCAGCGGCTCCGCTTGTACCTCTGGCAGCATCGATCCATCCCATGTCTTAACCGCGATGGGGATCAAACCAGAGATCTCACGCTCGTCAATCCGATTTACTCTCGGAAGAGATAATAGCGAAGAGGATGTCGAATATGCGGCCTCGATTTTGCCTGAGATTGTCCAAAGGCTGCGCAGTATGTCGGCATTGGAATGA
- the mnmA gene encoding tRNA 2-thiouridine(34) synthase MnmA codes for MDKGRSVAVAMSGGVDSSVAAALLRDQGYDVIGLTMQLWDFDRVGGNVYSETSCCSLETMYDARAVCQTLKIPHYVIDTRDDFEKLVIENFESEYLKGRTPNPCILCNSKIKWQVLLQKAVQLGCEYFATGHYARVQFDPTSGRYLLLRGVDRSKDQAYALWGLSQNQLSKTIFPLGELSKTQVRAIAERLDLKTKHKQESQEICFIPDNDYPRFLRQRNPARFAEIGEGVIIDRNGTVLGQHKGYPHYTIGQRKGLGIAVGKPIYVTEIDAARNRIMVGEKHELNRPGLIASQVNWIAFDQLQDSINVIAQIRYNDPGRPATVSPISSNSIKVVFKDHHQAITPGQSVVLFDGDIVIGGGVIDQVLF; via the coding sequence ATGGACAAAGGCAGATCTGTAGCAGTTGCCATGAGCGGCGGGGTAGATAGCTCTGTGGCTGCGGCGCTCCTGCGGGATCAGGGATATGATGTTATCGGCCTGACCATGCAACTTTGGGATTTTGATCGGGTCGGTGGAAATGTTTACAGCGAGACAAGCTGCTGTTCTTTAGAGACGATGTATGATGCAAGAGCGGTGTGTCAGACGCTAAAAATTCCCCATTATGTAATCGATACCCGGGATGATTTTGAAAAACTGGTCATTGAAAACTTCGAGTCTGAATATCTTAAAGGTCGCACCCCCAACCCTTGCATTTTATGTAATAGCAAAATCAAATGGCAAGTGCTGTTGCAAAAAGCGGTTCAACTTGGATGCGAGTATTTCGCCACGGGGCATTATGCGCGGGTTCAATTTGATCCAACCAGTGGCCGATACTTGTTGTTGCGCGGCGTAGATCGATCAAAGGATCAGGCCTACGCATTATGGGGACTCAGCCAGAATCAACTGAGCAAAACCATTTTCCCGCTGGGGGAACTGAGCAAAACTCAAGTCCGCGCCATTGCTGAGCGACTGGATCTCAAGACAAAACACAAGCAGGAAAGCCAGGAGATCTGTTTTATCCCCGATAATGACTACCCTCGATTTTTGCGACAGCGCAATCCAGCTCGATTTGCTGAGATCGGCGAAGGCGTAATTATCGATCGGAACGGGACGGTTTTGGGCCAACATAAAGGCTACCCCCATTACACCATTGGGCAACGAAAAGGCCTGGGAATAGCGGTCGGAAAACCGATTTACGTGACTGAAATAGATGCAGCGCGCAATCGAATTATGGTTGGGGAAAAACATGAATTGAACAGGCCAGGCCTCATTGCCAGTCAGGTTAACTGGATCGCCTTCGATCAATTGCAGGATTCAATAAATGTCATCGCCCAAATTCGCTATAATGATCCAGGTCGACCCGCCACGGTGTCTCCGATCTCGAGCAATTCGATAAAGGTTGTATTTAAGGATCATCATCAGGCGATTACTCCAGGCCAGTCGGTGGTGTTATTCGACGGTGATATCGTGATTGGAGGGGGAGTAATCGATCAAGTTCTATTTTGA
- the panB gene encoding 3-methyl-2-oxobutanoate hydroxymethyltransferase, whose protein sequence is MEAKKMTVPIIMGMKQHEKIAALTAYDYLMALFLDDAGIDIILVGDSGAMVFGGHETTIPITMDEMIYHTRAASRGVKRALLVGDMPFLSFQVSAEEALRNAGRFIKEGGAEAVKMEGGEAIAETVSRVVNAGIPVMGHLGLTPQSINRFGGYKVQARSETEVQRLIADARALEQAGVFAIVLEKIPALAAKQVTEAVKVPTIGIGAGPYCDGQILVTHDMLGLFEKFRPKFVRVYAELGRQIREACAQYAEDVKLGNFPSAEESY, encoded by the coding sequence ATGGAAGCTAAAAAAATGACCGTCCCCATTATCATGGGGATGAAACAGCACGAGAAAATTGCCGCGCTTACGGCTTACGATTATCTCATGGCGCTCTTTCTGGATGATGCGGGCATAGACATCATTCTTGTGGGTGATTCTGGCGCCATGGTGTTTGGTGGCCATGAGACGACCATACCGATTACCATGGATGAGATGATCTACCATACCCGTGCGGCCAGTCGCGGCGTGAAACGGGCGCTGCTGGTGGGCGATATGCCATTTCTTTCCTTTCAAGTGAGCGCAGAGGAAGCGTTGCGAAACGCGGGTCGCTTCATTAAAGAGGGCGGTGCAGAGGCAGTGAAAATGGAAGGTGGGGAGGCTATCGCTGAGACGGTATCTCGGGTGGTCAACGCAGGCATTCCAGTGATGGGACATTTGGGACTTACGCCCCAATCGATCAATCGTTTTGGCGGTTACAAGGTTCAGGCGCGATCTGAAACTGAGGTTCAGCGGCTCATTGCTGATGCACGTGCCTTAGAGCAGGCGGGCGTTTTTGCTATTGTCTTGGAGAAAATTCCAGCTTTAGCCGCAAAACAAGTGACCGAGGCAGTCAAGGTCCCGACCATTGGCATTGGTGCTGGACCCTACTGTGATGGTCAGATCCTGGTTACTCATGATATGCTGGGCTTGTTCGAAAAATTTCGCCCCAAATTTGTCCGAGTATATGCGGAGTTGGGACGGCAGATCCGTGAGGCCTGTGCCCAGTATGCTGAGGATGTGAAATTGGGCAATTTTCCATCGGCCGAGGAAAGCTATTGA
- the panC gene encoding pantoate--beta-alanine ligase, with amino-acid sequence MKIITGISEMQATAETLRTSGKRIGFVPTMGFLHDGHLSLLHEAKKHADVTVMSIFVNPTQFAPNEDFEDYPRDFERDVALAQSAGCDIIFYPDQKDIYPDPYLTYVTVEKITTVLCGASRPTHFRGVTTIVAKLFNIVKPHVAVFGQKDAQQAIVIQRMTKDLNFDVQIIVAPIVREPDGLAMSSRNTYLLPHQRQQAVVLYRSLQLAQKMIADGERNATVIQQAMRKLIEQQPDAHVDYIELVDTTNLQPVERLSGEVLIALAVKIGKPRLIDNIIVNIDDGRNES; translated from the coding sequence ATGAAGATCATCACTGGCATTTCTGAGATGCAAGCGACAGCGGAAACATTAAGAACTTCTGGGAAGCGAATTGGTTTTGTCCCGACCATGGGATTTCTGCACGATGGGCATTTAAGCCTGCTGCATGAAGCGAAGAAACATGCCGATGTTACGGTGATGAGCATTTTTGTGAATCCTACCCAATTTGCCCCGAATGAGGATTTTGAGGATTACCCTCGGGATTTCGAACGCGATGTGGCATTGGCACAATCGGCCGGCTGCGATATTATTTTTTATCCAGATCAAAAAGATATCTATCCCGATCCTTATCTGACCTATGTCACAGTTGAGAAAATCACCACCGTGCTTTGTGGAGCTTCCCGTCCCACCCATTTTAGAGGGGTAACAACCATCGTCGCCAAGCTATTTAATATTGTTAAGCCACATGTGGCAGTATTTGGACAAAAAGATGCTCAGCAAGCTATCGTTATCCAGCGAATGACCAAAGACCTCAATTTCGATGTGCAGATTATTGTTGCGCCGATCGTTCGTGAGCCGGATGGGCTGGCAATGAGCTCTCGAAATACGTATCTTTTGCCCCATCAGCGCCAGCAGGCTGTGGTGCTCTATCGATCCTTGCAACTTGCCCAAAAAATGATCGCTGATGGCGAGCGAAACGCCACTGTTATCCAGCAAGCAATGAGAAAGCTAATCGAACAACAACCAGATGCTCACGTCGATTACATCGAATTGGTGGATACGACCAACCTTCAACCGGTTGAACGCCTAAGTGGGGAAGTTTTGATCGCATTGGCAGTGAAAATTGGCAAACCGCGTTTGATCGACAATATCATCGTGAACATCGATGACGGCCGGAACGAATCATGA
- a CDS encoding LytR C-terminal domain-containing protein yields MVVKRGKKIELRKRKETEKEKQAKDRQKKTKEFKEALDHLRLNITILLLVGANFLFLISFLCHSRAREGAEQAITPNRLEELPVQKSTNLIKVEVLNGCGTPGLAKQLTEYLRRKNVDVVYFGNFENQEISETLVIDRLDHNLKNAKIIGEIIGVSKDRMFPQISPQRELAVTIIIGKNYSQLKAFQ; encoded by the coding sequence ATGGTAGTGAAGCGAGGAAAAAAGATCGAACTGCGCAAACGAAAAGAGACCGAGAAAGAAAAGCAGGCCAAAGATCGGCAGAAAAAGACGAAGGAATTCAAGGAGGCATTGGACCATCTGCGGCTCAATATCACGATTTTGTTGTTGGTAGGGGCAAATTTTTTGTTCTTGATCTCGTTTTTATGTCATTCGCGGGCGCGCGAAGGCGCAGAACAGGCTATTACTCCAAATCGCCTCGAAGAATTGCCAGTCCAAAAATCCACAAATTTGATTAAAGTGGAGGTGCTCAACGGCTGCGGAACACCAGGCCTGGCCAAACAACTTACCGAATATCTGCGGCGCAAGAATGTCGATGTCGTTTATTTCGGCAATTTTGAAAACCAGGAAATCAGCGAAACATTAGTGATCGATCGCCTGGATCATAATTTAAAAAACGCCAAAATTATCGGCGAAATCATTGGCGTTAGCAAGGATCGAATGTTCCCTCAAATCAGCCCACAACGGGAATTGGCTGTCACCATTATCATCGGAAAAAACTACTCTCAATTAAAAGCATTCCAATAA